One genomic segment of Panicum virgatum strain AP13 chromosome 2N, P.virgatum_v5, whole genome shotgun sequence includes these proteins:
- the LOC120662276 gene encoding uncharacterized protein LOC120662276, with the protein MQQAGPRYERGGGSGAASGSISGGVGGSGGPQPSMFRRSQSQVPERVRDYHLGLSSAPRQQRIDTGPWTVKGRTSRELLGRAWAKACHAVGIPGRKVDDPYFKAAIVETQKQGVGIKIPSGREIDGKYLDENVKEIEKEIEKWKNEWDECGVTIMCDSWTGPMRNSVINFLVYSGGTMYFLKSINASDKIQDHQYLLKEIRAVVMKVEPHNVVQLVTDNGSNYKKACKILCQEFPTIAWQPCLAHTINLMLKDIGKWPEHDACIRSAQRICSWLYNSNSLHSMMREAIGGELVKWNVTRFGTNYMFLESMYKKKDQFMTWLVSPEFRQSRHFKSETGRCKVFVNYNLRLRLQRATRGVDPYDYDPVSSFMDLSLYRQSSAIQDWMKQSRSNGDPAFDEDSDFTDTPLPSQMFTDIGSSYGHDEDVETWAEETIGDTHLGKRKTKIGPEMRKGKKPRTEEELGSDDTTPEPSGGEDIGDDDDDDDDDDDDDDDDDDDDSSSSEGDGNDGNESGGYRISPTIRFTGEEDFTHATQDTDHGAPTSQRQTTSTHRHGRHAPLAYDEDSSNSASSGQYYNPYSTSPPAGGFLWPPPGVVNPPLPQAVAALTYLDYHGYLPYGAPQLQYRPPTYVYLPPTDEPYEGPPGERFED; encoded by the exons ATGCAGCAAGCTGGGCCACGATACGAGAGGGGTGGCGGATCTGGAGCTGCTTCTGGATCTATAAGTGGTGGTGTTGGAGGCAGTGGTGGACCACAGCCTTCGATGTTCAGAAGGAGTCAGTCACAAGTCCCCGAGAGGGTTAGGGACTACCACCTAGGTTTGAGCAGTGCTCCACGACAGCAAAGGATTGATACCGGCCCATGGACTGTCAAGGGGAGGACATCAAGAGAGCTTCTAGGGAGGGCATGGGCGAAGGCGTGCCATGCTGTCGGTATTCCCGGCCGGAAAGTCGATGACCCATACTTTAAAGCTGCGATCGTGGAGACCCAGAAACAAG GTGTTGGAATCAAAATACCATCAGGGAGGGAGATagatggaaaatatttggatgAGAATGTGAAGGAGATAGAGAAAGAGATAGAGAAGTGGAAGAACGAGTGGGATGAATGTGGAGTCACGATCATGTGTGATTCGTGGACGGGGCCTATGCGTAATTCGGTCATTAATTTCTTGGTGTATAGCGGTGGCACCATGTATTTCTTGAAGTCCATCAATGCGTCCGACAAAATACAGGACCATCAATACTTGTTGAAG GAGATACGAGCAGTGGTCATGAAAGTGGAGCCTCACAATGTGGTTCAGCTTGTCACGGATAATGGTTCGAACTACAAAAAAGCCTGCAAAATTCTCTGTCAGGAGTTCCCTACcattgcatggcagccttgcctTGCCCATACCATCAACCTTATGCTGAAGGACATAGGGAAGTGGCCGGAGCATGATGCTTGTATTCGAAGCGCGCAACGAATTTGCAGCTGGCTCTACAACTCCAACAGTTTACACAGCATGATGAGGGAAGCCATCGGTGGagagttggtcaagtggaatgtaACAAGATTTGGgaccaactacatgttccttGAAAGCATGTATAAGAAGAAGGACCAGTTCATGACATGGTTAGTGTCACCTGAGTTCCGACAGTCCCGCCACTTCAAAAGTGAAACTGGAAG ATGCAAGGTTTTTGTGAACTACAACCTCCGCTTGCGTCTGCAACGTGCTACTAGAGGGGTCGATCCATATGACTATGATCCAGTTAGCAGTTTCATGGATCTTTCTTTGTACCGGCAGTCATCAGCAATTCAAGATTGGATGAAGCAATCAAGGTCCAATGGAGACCCAGCATTTGATGAAGACTCTGACTTCACTGACACTCCATTGCCGAGCCAGATGTTCACTGACATAGGCTCTTCTTATGGTCACGATGAAGATGTGGAGACATGGGCCGAAGAAACAATTGGGGACACACATCTGGGAAAAAGGAAGACTAAGATTGGTCCCGAAATGAGAAAAGGGAAGAAACCACGCACTGAGGAGGAGTTAGGTAGTGACGATACCACACCTGAGCCTAGTGGTGGTGAGGAcattggtgatgatgatgatgatgatgatgatgatgatgatgatgatgatgatgatgatgatgatgattccaGTAGCAGTGAAGGTGATGGCAATGATGGCAACGAAAGTGGTGGTTATCGTATATCTCCTACTATAAGGTTCACTGGGGAGGAGGACTTCACCCATGCAACACAAGATACAGATCATGGAGCACCTACTTCACAACGACAAACAACATCGACACATCGACATGGTCGACATGCCCCACTTGCATATGATGAAGATAGCTCCAACTCTGCCTCCAGTGGTCAGTACTACAACCCTTACAGTACTTCTCCCCCTGCAGGGGGCTTTCTGTGGCCACCACCAGGGGTGGTGAACCCGCCACTTCCGCAGGCAGTTGCAGCATTGACTTATTTGGATTATCACGGCTACCTACCATATGGAGCTCCACAGTTGCAATATCGCCCACCTACATACGTGTATTTGCCACCAACAGACGAGCCGTATGAGGGACCACCGGGAGAGAGATTTGAGGACTGA